GCCCGGGCGGCGCCGAGATGGGCTACGGCGGCGTCTTCCACGAGGTGGACGCGCCCGCACGCCTGGTGCAGAGCGAGATCCGCGACGGCTGGGAGGCCGGCGAGGCCCTGGTCACCACCGTCTTCCACGAGCGAGACGGCCGCACCGCCATGAACACCACCGTTCGCTACCCCACCCGCGCGATACGCGACAGCGTGCTCCGCAGCCCGATGCGGCGCGGCGCGGGCGAATCCTACGACCGGCTCGACGACCTGCTCTCGGAAGGAGACCACCCATGACCGAGTCCTCCACCCCGGTACTGCCCGTGCGCCCCGGAGTGCTCCTGCTCGAACTCGTTCCGGTGCCCGTCAGCGACATCGACCGGGCCATGGACTTCTACACCGGCCTCGGCTTCAACGCCGACGTCGACGTACGACCCGCGGACGGCGTCCGGTACGTCCAGCTCACACCGCCGGGTTCGGCCTGTTCGATCGCGCTGACGGAGGGCCTGCCGGGCATGGACATGCCGGTCGGGACGCAGCGCGGACTGCACCTGGTCGTCAGCGACATCGAGCAGGCCAGATCCGATCTCATCGAGCGCGGCGCCGACGTGGGTCCGGTGGAGGACATGGGCGGCGTCTTCTACGCCGGTTTCGCCGATCCGGACGGCAACACCTGGACCCTCCAGCACATGCCCTGGCGCCCCTGAACCACCCCGATCACCCGATCAGCGTTCCGAGCATCAGGCGGACGGCCGCGCGGTTCTCTAGTGCAGGACGGCTGTGGACATCTGCGTGGAGAAT
The sequence above is a segment of the Actinomadura coerulea genome. Coding sequences within it:
- a CDS encoding SRPBCC family protein gives rise to the protein MSTWQPRGAGLVVSAPSDTEVLLSRTFDAPRRRVFDAFTRPELLRQWHGARGWRLTVCEIDLRPGGAWRFVSHGPGGAEMGYGGVFHEVDAPARLVQSEIRDGWEAGEALVTTVFHERDGRTAMNTTVRYPTRAIRDSVLRSPMRRGAGESYDRLDDLLSEGDHP
- a CDS encoding VOC family protein — translated: MTESSTPVLPVRPGVLLLELVPVPVSDIDRAMDFYTGLGFNADVDVRPADGVRYVQLTPPGSACSIALTEGLPGMDMPVGTQRGLHLVVSDIEQARSDLIERGADVGPVEDMGGVFYAGFADPDGNTWTLQHMPWRP